TTGATGGCGGCTATAGCGGTGAGAAGTTTATCCCCTGGGTGATCGATACCTATCGTTGGATTCTCGAAGTCGTGTTGCGCCCGCAGACTGCCCAAGGCTTTGAGGTGCTGCCTAAGCGATGGGTGGTTGAGCGTGCTTTCGGTTGGTTTAACTGGTGCCGGCGCTTGAGTAAAGACTATGAGATCTGACGGGGTGACAACCCCGTCAAAAGCTCTACCTGTAGCAGATTTAGCCACATTGCGGTAAAAAAAGATGGGGTAATGTTTGTTAAAAAGCCCCACCTGTTGAAAATGATT
This genomic interval from Funiculus sociatus GB2-C1 contains the following:
- a CDS encoding transposase codes for the protein MWVDGGYSGEKFIPWVIDTYRWILEVVLRPQTAQGFEVLPKRWVVERAFGWFNWCRRLSKDYEI